A window of Hevea brasiliensis isolate MT/VB/25A 57/8 chromosome 14, ASM3005281v1, whole genome shotgun sequence contains these coding sequences:
- the LOC131173437 gene encoding uncharacterized protein LOC131173437 encodes MGNCLTHSKKSNAEIAPYDFIKSTTAVKLYGSPTAGCTAYIRFALLYKTLSVHFFPTTDTPNTRPVLQIGSETVSGTREMLLRFIDAKLPQPPLVMKESDGFGETTPWVVRAVLLQHRSMRWHLERMVRWGDDLVTRGGRRNGDPAMGTPRMEIRKFSKSYSQLLEFMLEHAQMEERVVFPILEMADRGLCRAANEEHARDLPIMNGIKEDIKSIGVLDTGSPDYQDALYNLSTRLKSLMERCKEHFEEEERDVLPLMEAVELSKEQQLRVLEQCFDLMQGTNSHLFNFLIEGLLPWEAMHYLDLILRCKDEEKAASMLCRIIE; translated from the exons ATGGGGAATTGCCTTACCCACTCTAAGAAATCGAATGCTGAGATCGCTCCTTACGATTTCATCAAATCTACCACAGCTGTTAAATTGTATGGCTCTCCCACCGCCGGCTGCACTGCCTACATCCGCTTCGCACTTCTATATAAGACCCTTTCTGTCCATTTTTTCCCCACCACCGACACGCCCAATACGCGACCAGTCCTCCAAATCGGTTCTGAAACTGTTTCAGGGACGCGCGAGATGTTGCTCCGATTTATCGACGCGAAATTACCGCAGCCGCCGTTGGTAATGAAGGAGAGTGATGGGTTTGGTGAAACGACGCCGTGGGTAGTGAGGGCGGTGTTGTTGCAACATAGGAGCATGAGGTGGCACCTGGAAAGGATGGTGAGGTGGGGAGACGACCTGGTGACGCGTGGAGGGAGGAGGAATGGGGATCCGGCAATGGGTACTCCGAGGATGGAGATAAGAAAATTTAGCAAGAGCTACTCACAGTTGCTGGAGTTCATGCTTGAACACGCGCAGATGGAGGAGCGCGTGGTTTTTCCTATCCTGGAAATGGCTGATCGAG GGTTATGTAGAGCTGCAAATGAAGAGCATGCAAGGGACTTACCAATCATGAATGGAATCAAAGAAGACATTAAATCCATTGGAGTTCTAGACACCGGAAGCCCTGACTACCAAGATGCTCTCTACAACCTTTCTACTCGGCTCAAATCATTAATG GAACGTTGTAAAGAGCACTTTGAGGAGGAGGAGAGAGATGTATTGCCATTGATGGAGGCTGTGGAGCTGAGCAAAGAGCAGCAGTTGAGGGTTTTGGAGCAGTGTTTTGATCTAATGCAGGGAACTAATTCACATTTGTTCAACTTCCTAATTGAAGGCCTTCTCCCTTGGGAAGCCATGCATTACTTAGATTTGATCTTGAGGTGCAAAGACGAAGAAAAGGCAGCCTCCATGCTTTGCAGGATTATTGAATGA